In the genome of Ureibacillus sp. FSL W7-1570, the window AGCTTGGGATAAATTAGAAGAACTTTATAAAAAAGGGGAAGTTTTTGAAGCGGAAGTAAAAGATGTGGTCAAAGGCGGTTTAGTCGTTGATTTGGGAGTACGCGGTTTTGTACCGGCATCTTTGGTGGAAGATTATTTCGTTGAAGACTTTGAAGGATACAAAGGAAAAACATTGAAATTCAAAATTACGGAATTGGATAAAGAAAAAGGACGCTTAATTTTATCCCATCGTGCGGTGGTGGAAGAAGAAAAAGCGAATAAAAAGAAACAATTGCTGGAAAGTTTAAAAGCGGGAGACATTTTAACAGGAAAAGTTCAACGTTTGGCTCCATTCGGCGCTTTCGTCGATATCGGCGGAGTGGATGGACTTGTTCACATTTCACAAGTCGCCCACGAACATGTGGAAGATATCAGTACCGTTCTTCAAGAAGGGCAAGAAGTGAAAGTGAAAGTATTGTCCGTAGATCCTGCCAATGAAAGAATTTCCTTGTCCATCAAAGATACATTGCCTGGACCATGGGAAAACATCAGCGGACGCGTTTCAAAAGGCCAAGTGTTGACAGGCACGGTGAAACGTTTGGTATCTTTCGGTGCCTTTGTTGAAGTGTTCCCGGGGGTTGAAGGATTAGTCCACATCTCACAAATTTCTCAGAAACATATCAATACGCCACACGAAGTATTGAAAGAAGGCCAAGAAGTTCAAGTGAAAGTGCTGGATGTGAACGAGCAGGAAAAACGTTTATCTCTAAGCATCAAAGCGCTTGAAGAAACCCCTAAGGAACAAGAGGAATTTGATTATCAATTGCCTGAGGAGGCGACGGGATTCTCCATCAGCGACGTTATTGGTGATCAATTGAAAAAACTGAAAGAACAATAATCATCATCATAAAAAAATGCGTGCTTTTAGGAGTGCGCTTTTTTTATGTCCATATATGTCAAAATATGATAAACCATGAGATTTCGTGTATAATACAGAAGATAAGAATTTGGAAGGATGAAGGACAGATGACAAAACCAGTAATCGCCATCGTAGGTCGTCCAAATGTAGGAAAATCCACCATCTTTAATCGGATAGTGGGGGAAAGAATTTCCATTGTGGAAGATGTTCCTGGAGTAACCCGTGATCGCATCTACAGTTCGGCAGAATGGTTGAATCATGAATTCAACATTATTGATACAGGGGGAATCGATTTGGGCGATGAACCTCTATTGGAGCATATACGCGCCCAAGCCCAGATTGCCATGGAAGAGGCCGATGTCATCATCTTTATGACAAACGGCCGGGAAGGGGTTACTTTGCAGGATGAGCAAGTAGCGAAAATGCTGTATAAAACGAATAAACCGGTCGTTCTTGCCGTAAACAAAATCGACAATCCGGATATGCGGGAATTGATTTATGATTTCTATTCCTTAGGATTCGGCGATCCGATTCCAATCTCCGGTTCCCATGGACTTGGAATTGGGGATTTATTGGATGAGTGTGCGAAGCATTTTCCGAAAGAGTATGAAGATGACTATGCGGATGATGTCATTAAGTTTTCACTGATTGGAAGACCGAACGTAGGGAAATCTTCGCTCGTCAACGCCATTTTAGGCGAAGAAAGAGTGATTGTAAGCGATATTGCCGGTACAACCCGGGATGCAGTCGATACACCTTATACGTATGATGGACAAGACTATGTCATCATCGATACGGCAGGAATGCGGAAAAAAGGCAAGGTGTATGAGAGCACCGAAAAATATTCCGTGTTGAGGGCATTAAGAGCAATCGAACGTTCCGACGTGGTGCTTGTTGTGTTAAATGCGGAAGAAGGGATCCAGGAACAGGATAAGAAAATTGCAGGGTATGCCCATGAAGCGGGAAAAGGTATCATCATCGTTGTCAATAAATGGGATGCCATCGAGAAAAATGAAAAGACCATGAATGAATATACCCAAACCATTCGGGATCAGTTCTTATTTTTGGACTATGCGCCGATCGTCTTTGTTTCCGCCAAAACAAAGCAGCGGCTCAATCAAATATTGCCGTTGGTGAAACGGGTCAGTGAGAATCATGCTATGCGCATCCAATCATCCATTTTGAACGATGTCATTGAAGATGCGATTGCAAGAAATCCTGCGCCTACCGAGAAAGGAAAACGTTTGCGCATTTATTACACAACGCAAGTTTCCGTGAAGCCGCCAACATTTGTAACTTTTGTCAACGATCCGGAACTCATGCATTTTTCTTACCTTCGATTTTTGGAAAACCGAATTCGTGAAACCTTTGATTTTGAGGGAACACCGATTCGTATCATACCACGGGCCCGTGAGTAAAATAGTGGGGGATATTGATGAAAAAAGTGACAGTATTGGGAGCCGGTTCTTGGGGAACCGCTTTAGCTATGGTTTTAACGGAAAATAGCCACGATACGTTGATTTGGAGCCATCGCGAGGATCAAGCGAATGAAATCAACGAGCGGCATACAAACGAAAAATATCTGCCGAATATTCAGCTGCCGGAAAAACTGACGGCAACAAGCGACATAAAATCAGCGGTGGAACACGGAGAGATCCTTGTTTTTGCCGTGCCGACAAAGGCAATCCGTGAAGTGGCCGGACAAGTCATGAATTATTTGGACAAAAAAGTGTTGATTGTGCATGTGTCAAAAGGGATTGAGCCGGATACGCTTAAGCGCATTTCTGAAATTTTGGAAGAGACTCTCGATCCCCGTGTTGTCGAAGATATTGTGGTGCTCTCCGGCCCCAGTCATGCGGAAGAAGTGGTGTTGCATCATCCGACAACCATTACGGCGGCATGCGCCAATCTCCGTTCCGCCGAAAAAATACAGGATTTGTTTATGAATCATTATTTCCGTGTCTACACAAATACGGATGTCATCGGTGTGGAGCTCGGCGGAGCGCTGAAAAACGTCATCGCATTGGCGGCAGGGATTTCGGATGGCCTGAACTATGGGGATAATGCGAAAGCGGCATTAATTACCCGCGGCCTTGCGGAAATAGCCCGTTTAGGCGTGCGAATGGGAGGCAATCCTTTCACCTTTGCCGGATTGACTGGCATGGGCGACTTGATAGTCACTTGTACAAGCGTCCATTCCCGCAACTGGAAAGCCGGGAACATGCTGGGCAAGGGAATGAAACTGGATGAAGTGCTGGAGAACATGGGCATGGTCGTCGAAGGGGTACGCACAACAAAGGCCGCTTATCAACTTGCGCAAAAATATGATGTTTCCATGCCGATTACAACGGCACTTTATCAAGTGTTGTTTGAAAACAAGGATCCGAAAGATGCGGTAGATGAATTGATGCACCGTTTAAAGAAAAGAGAAATTGATTATTTGCAATAAAACAGATAACCTATGGGCGGGTACCATTCACCTCAAATTGTTTGAGTAGTGTACCCGTTCATATGAATTATATACGAACGCATGTACGTGTCTGCGTGTACATATTGCTTCTTGAAAGGTGGAATCGCAATGAATAATCCCTTGTTTCTGATGGATGTAAATGAACTGGTGCTCGGTGCGGCCCGTGGTCCTTTGGCGAACATGCACCCGATGGACGTCATGTGGGTTTCCTTTTATTCCATCCTGGCAATGATCATTTCCATTCTCATGTTAAGTGCAGCCCGCAAATGGGTAAAAAACGAGATCTTGTCCTTTTTCATTCGAATCATCGCTTTTATCATCTTTTTAATTGGAACATTATTAATGGTTTTAGTAATCTTCACATGGCCATCATAATCTCAGGAGTGAAAATCGATGAAAAATAAACCCATATTCTTGGTAATGTTGCTATTAACATCCTTTTTATTATCCGGATGTTTGTTTCCTCAGGAAGAGCGGGTGGAAAATCAAATCCCTGACGAAGCCCAGCTTATTGCGGTGCAGAATGCCGTCGATCAATATAAAGCGGAAACCGGCGTATTGCCGATAAAAAACAAAGAGATGGATACAGATATCTTTATCAAATATCCGATCGATTTTTCCAAACTGGTGCCAAAATATTTGGCGAATGTTCCTGGGAATTCTTATGAAAAAGGCGGCATTTTCCAATATATTATCTGGGATCCGGAAAACAATCCTACTGTGAAATTGGTAGATTTGCGGTCTGCAGAGACGTTGAGAGAACTGAACCTGCGTCTTCTCTCATCCAAATACATGATGTATAAAGAGCAAATTGCCGACTACGTATATTCGATAGATTACAAAAAATTGGGGTATACGAAAGAACTGACGGTTCCGAGCCCTTACTCGAACAACCACTTGCCATTGGTCGCATCTACGGAAGGTAAAGCCTATGTGGATTATTCCATCGATTTGGCTCAATTCCTAAAAGAACATGACATCAAACCAAAACCGGGCGAAGATATCCGTATGTACCTGGTGGAAGCTTATCCTGTTGTGCCGGCCTATTCGTTGCCTTACACGGTAAACGAGGACAATGAACCGGTCTTTATGTATGATCCAACAAAAAAATAAAAAATTTTAGCCTTGTACGACTTTTCGTGCAAGGTTTTTCATATTTTAGATATATAATTCATAGATTGAAGTACGTAAAGGAGGAGCTACAATAGGGGAACAAATATTTCAACAAATAGCGGAAAGAACAAATGGCGATGTATATATTGGTGTTGTAGGGCCTGTGAGAGTTGGAAAATCCACATTTGTGAAAAGAATGATGGAGTCCATTGTGCTTCCGAACATCGTTGATGAAGAAGAGCGGAAAAGAGCGCTGGACGAGCTGCCCCAAAGCTCACCCGGTCCTGTCATTATGACGGCGGAACCGAAATTTGTTCCTGCCCATGGAACGGAAATTTGTATTGGGGAAAATGATATACCTTTCCGCATCCGTTTTGCTGATTGTGTGGGTTATGTCATTGATGGGGTAAAAGGGTATGAAGATGAAAACGGTCCAAAATATGTACACACCCCGTGGAATACGGAAGCCATTCCGTTCCAGGAAGCGGCACGCATCGGAACCGATAAGGTGATTCGGGATCATGCCAACATCGGGGTAGTTGTAACAACAGACGGTACAGTGAACGGTATTGCCCGGGAAGCTGCGCAAGTGGCGGAAGAACAAATTGTTGAACAACTGCAGGAAATCGGTAAACCATTTGTCATCATTTTAAACAGCCAATATCCGAACAACCAAAATACGCAAAGATTGCGCAATGAATTGATCGCCAAATACAATGTGCCGGTCATTGCCACATCCATAGATCAAATGTCGATCAATGACATGGAATATATTCTCGAAGAAGCATTGTATGAATTCCCTGTGGAAGATATTGAAGTGGAAAAGCCTGATTGGCTGGACGTTTTAGAACCTTCCCATCATGTCAATGCGACACTTTCGGATGCGGTTGGAAACGTCCTTAATTCTGTCACAAAAATCCGGGATGTTCATAAAGCGGTGGAAGAATTAAGGGACATCGATTTTATCGAAAGTTGCGATATCGAAAAAGTCGATGCCGGAATCGGTGTGGCTACGGTGCGCATTACATTGAAACCGGAAATTTACAAAGCGGTATGCAATGAATTTTTGGATGCACCGATCGACACGAAAAAAGATTGGCTGCTCTTCATCAAAGAGGCGCAGGAGGCGAAAAAAGCCCAAAAACGCTTCCGCGAGGCGATTGAAGAAGCGACGGTGAATGGTTATGGCGTAACGCTTCCGACAATGGAAGAGTTTGAACCGAGCGAGCCGGAAATTATCAAACAAAATAATTTCTACGGCGTCCGGATGAAGGCGAAAGCCCCTTCATACCACATTATCCGCGTCGATATGGAGTCTGAATTCTCGCCTTTGATTGGATCGGAGTTCCATAGCCAGCAGCTTCTAAAAGATCTGCAATATGCTTATAAGCACGATCGCGAAGCATTATGGCAAACTCCATTATTTGGCACGCCCCTTCATGAAGTGTTGACGGAAAGCATCCGTTATAAGATGAATGCTGTTCCGCCAAGCGCGAAGAAGAGAATGCGCCAAACAATTGAAAGAATGGTGAATGAAGGAGAAAAAGGACTCATCACGTTTATTATTTAAAAAATGTGAAATAATAAAAATAATGGAATGTTATATAGGACTTTTTGTCAAGTAGACGAAAAGTCCTTTTCGTTGTCTAATGTTTAAAAAAATACAACTTTTCTTGGACAAACATGCATAAATACAGTTGCACCGCGTATTTCAATATGTTACTCTTTTTACATGATTTAGCTTTTCTAACCCTTTGAGAGGAGGTGAATAGCATGAATAAAACAGAATTAGTGAACTCTGTTGCTGAAGCTGCGGGTCTTTCCAAGAAAGATGCTTCTAAAGCAGTAGATGCAGTATTCGATATAATTCAAGACACTCTTGCAAAGGGTGACAAAGTGCAATTAATCGGTTTTGGAAACTTCGAAGTTCGTGAACGTGCTGCACGTAAAGGACGTAATCCACAAACAGGAGAAGAAATTGAAATCGCTGCAAGCAAAGTTCCAGCTTTCAAACCAGGTAAAGCACTTAAAGAAGCTGTAAAATAAAAAGCTTCTTTAAAATTACATAGAGCAGTCGTCATGAATATGATGACTGCTCTTTTTACATATTAATTATAATATTAATAAACGATAAATCAATTTTAACATCCGGATCAAGAAAACTCATCAAAAAATTCAAATTTTATAAAAGCCTTTTGCGATTCACGTCTGTATGTGCTACGATTCAATTTGACAGTGTTGTGTTTTGTCGATTTAGGAGGAACATTTATGTCGAATGTTGATTTAAAAAAAATAGAAGAAGCTGTAAAAATGATTCTGGAGGCCGTAGGAGAAGACGTTAATCGTGAAGGACTCATTGATACGCCCAAACGGGTTTCAAAAATGTATGAAGAAATGTTCAAAGGTTTGAATGAGGATCCGAGAAGTCTGTTTGAAACGGTCTTTCATGAAAATCACGATGAACTTGTTCTTGTAAAAGATATTCCATTTTATTCAATGTGTGAACATCATTTAGTTCCATTTTACGGAAAAGCTCATGTTGCATACATACCCCAACAAGGACGGGTGGCAGGTTTAAGTAAAATAGGACGATTGGTGGAATCGGTCAGTCATCGACCTCAATTGCAAGAACGGATTACAACGACCATTGCGGATATTTTAATGGAAAAATTGGAGCCCCTGGGCGTTTTTGTCATGATTGAAGCGGAGCATATGTGCATGACGATGAGGGGATTAAAAAAACCCGGGACAAAAACGGTCACTTCTTGCGCAAGGGGAATTTATGAAGAAGATGCTGTAAAACGCCAAGAAGTAATTTCATTTATTCAAATGTCTTAATTAACATACCAGTTTATGTTATGATAACAAAGAAAAAGAGATGTGAGGGAGAAGTATGAACCAATCCGATTATGTCGTAATTGAAGCCGAAGAAGATGGCGTACATGTAATTGGTTTAACCCGTGGTGAAGATACAAAATTTCATCATTCCGAAAAATTGGATGCCGGGGAAGTAATGATCGCTCAATTTACTGAACATACTTCCGCCATGAAGATACGGGGAAAGGCGAAAATTTATACAGCCCACGGCATCATTGAAAGCCAATCAAAAAAGTAACCAGTTTTGTATGACGACTGTAATAAGTGCAGGAGACAGTGCCTGAATGTGGAATGGAGTAATACCTATGGATATATCATACATTGAAAAGCATATTGAACAATTGAAAAATGATATATATCGAAATGTGGAACATAAAACATTGGTGAAATATACTGGGAATCCATTGGTGGATGAAAATCAATTATTTTACTTGCTGTTGCCGTTTTTTGATGGGGAAGCTTGGGATGATGACATATATCAAGGGGTGATTACGGTTGGTATAGTACAGGCATCCCTTGCAAAACATAATCTTGTCGACGAGTATGATGCAACAACGAAACAGCAGCAGCTGACAGTGCTTTCTGGCGATTATTACAGTGGTCGTTATTATGAAATCTTAGCTAAATCCGGTAATATTTCATTAATCCGTCAACTTTCTGAAAGCGTTATAATCAGATCGGAACATGAAGTGCGGGTATATGAACCGACCAATTATGCCATCGACGATTGGTTTGACAGCTTATCTGTGATCGAATCAGAATGTATTAACAGGTTTTACCAAATATACAATTTCAATCAATATTCAAAGATTATGCAGAACAATTTATTGATTCTTCGATTGCAAAATGAACTATTAAACTATAGAAAAGGTAATAGCTCACGTTTTTTACAAAAAATGAAGGAAAGCGTTGGACCTGATGATTCTTTAAATTTCGAAAAGTATCTTCAACATAGAATCGAAGTGCTTGTTGACCAATTGCGAGAATTGTTACGTACCTCTTCTATGAAAGCTGAATTGAAACAATACATTGCAGAACGGTTGATTAGAGAGAGTTAAGAAAGGTAATGAAAAAAATGGCAAAATCCAAAGAGCAACGTGTCCATGAAGTCTTTGAAAAAATTTATCAAAATTACGATAAAATGAATTCGGTGATCAGTTTCAATCTTCATGTCAGATGGCGTAAAGATATTATGAAACGAATGAAAGTCAAGCCAGGTTCGAAATGTCTGGATGTATGTTGCGGTACAGCCGATTGGACGATTGCGCTGGCAAAGGCGACAGGGGAAAGCGGCGTTGTAATAGGACTCGATTTTAGTAAAAATATGTTGAAAATTGGAGAGGAAAAGGTGAAACCTTATCCTCAAGTGGAGCTGATCCATGGCAATGCGATGGAACTCCCATTCGAAGATAATACTTTCGACTATGTTACGATTGGATTCGGATTACGGAATGTTCCGGATTATATGCAAGTATTAAGAGAGATGCATCGCGTATTAAAGCCTGGCGGAATGGTCGTTTGTTTGGATACATCACAGCCGGAAATTCCGGTTTATAAACAATTGTTCCGTTTCTATTTTCGATACATCATGCCGCTATTCGGAAAAATTTTTGCGAAGAGTTATGAAGAATATTCGTGGCTGCAAGAATCTGCGAGCGCTTTCCCTGGCATGAAAAAACTGGCCCAAATGTTTAAAGAAGCCGGATTTGTCAATGTCACATATAAAAGCTATAGCGGTGGTGCGGCAGCAATGCACATGGGATACAAAAAAGGAATTTAGGGAGAGGTTAACGAGTGGAAAAGATGAAATTAAAAATGCTCTATTCCGATTTCAAACCGGATATAGATATCATCGAAGCAGAATTGGAAAAAGCTCTCAACTCAACGTCGCATGTATTAAACGACGCCTCTCTCCATCTATTACGTGCGGGCGGTAAAAGAATTCGCCCACTTTTTGTTTTAATGAGTGCAAAATTTGGTCAATATAATATTGAACGAATGAAGTACGCTGCTGTGCCTCTTGAATTGATCCATATGGGTTCCCTTGTTCACGATGATGTCATTGACCATTCCGACATGAGACGGGGGCGTCCAACCGTCCGTTCCCAGTGGAATAACCGGGTCGCAATGCTCACGGGAAACTTTATTTTTGGACGGGCCATCCAATATGTATCCCATATCGAAGACCCGAAGGCGCATCAAATACTGGCCAGAACAATGGTGGAAATATGCAATGGAGAAATTATCCAAATTGAAGATAAATATCGTACGAACCAAAATTTGAAGGACTATTTCCGCCGCATTAAACGAAAAACCGCCATCCTCATAGAATCGAGCTGTGAAGTGGGAGCGGTTGTCGCAAATGTGGATCCTTTGAATACACAGCGATTAAAAAGATTCGGCTATTATGTCGGCATGAGTTATCAGATCGTGGATGACGTGCTGGATTTCATATCGACGGATAAGCAGCTGGGCAAACCGGCAGGCAGCGATTTATTGCAAGGAAACATTACGTTGCCGATTTTGCTTATGAAAGATCATCCGAAAATCACCCGATTTATTGAGCGGGCTTCCAAAGGGGAGGTCACGGAAGCGGAACGGCTGGAAATGCTTCAAATCGTCCGCAAATCGGATTCCATCAAAAAAGCGCTGGAAATAAGCGACCGCTATTTGAAAAAAGCGATGAAAGAAGTTGAGAATTTGCCTGATAATCCGGCAAAGAAAAAACTGAAAGAAATCGCATTATTTATTGGAAAACGCAAATTTTAAAAATTTATTCCCCACCCCATATTGATAGTTGAAGGTTGAGCTTGAATTTGTTAATATTTAGCGGTGAGCAAAAACCTTATTTTGGAGAATTAAGGAGTTGTTAGGACATGGCAATTGAAAAAACATTTCTTATGGTAAAACCTGATGGTGTAAAACGCCAAGTAATCGGAGATATTATCGACCGTTTTGAACGTCGTGGATTTGTATTGCGCGGAGCTAAATTAATGAATGTTCCACGTGAATTGGCTGAAAAACATTATGAAGAACATAAAGAGAAGCCATTCTTTAACGAATTGGTTGACTTCATCACTTCCGGACCGGTATTTGCAATGGTTTGGGAAGGTGAAAATATCATTAAATTGGCTCGCGTGATGATGGGAGCTACGAAACCTGAAGAAGCTCAACCAGGTACAATCCGCGGTGATTATGCAGTGACAATTTCCGAAAACGTTATTCACGGTTCCGATTCACCGTCATCAGCTGAACGTGAAATCAAATTATGGTTTAATGATGAACTAGTTTAATCATCCACGTTTATTTCTGTTGCTTTAAGCTATTCCACAGCAATCCTCTCGCTGTCGGGATAGCTTTTTATTTATACTTCTTTTCCATTTAATATGAAGTTGATATAAAAAGGTTTGTGTTATTCAACATAAGTTAAAGATTATTTTCACCGTTGGAAATTCACTTTTTGATTTTTTTATATATTTCAGAAAAGAAAAATTTTGTATATAATAGGTGTACGTCATTAGAGGGGATCGATAATCATGAATGACTATGAACTGTTTGTTCAAGGAATAAAGAGATTGACCGGAATCGATTTGTCGCTGTATAAAGAAGCGCAAATGAAACGTCGATTAACCTCACTTTATGAAAAAAAAGGGTACAACAATTTCGTGGATTTTTTGCGTGGGGTTGAAAAAGACAGAGATTTATTAAACGAATTCCTGGATCGGATGACGATAAATGTTTCTGAATTTTATCGAAA includes:
- a CDS encoding DUF2768 domain-containing protein, which translates into the protein MNNPLFLMDVNELVLGAARGPLANMHPMDVMWVSFYSILAMIISILMLSAARKWVKNEILSFFIRIIAFIIFLIGTLLMVLVIFTWPS
- a CDS encoding NAD(P)H-dependent glycerol-3-phosphate dehydrogenase, with the protein product MKKVTVLGAGSWGTALAMVLTENSHDTLIWSHREDQANEINERHTNEKYLPNIQLPEKLTATSDIKSAVEHGEILVFAVPTKAIREVAGQVMNYLDKKVLIVHVSKGIEPDTLKRISEILEETLDPRVVEDIVVLSGPSHAEEVVLHHPTTITAACANLRSAEKIQDLFMNHYFRVYTNTDVIGVELGGALKNVIALAAGISDGLNYGDNAKAALITRGLAEIARLGVRMGGNPFTFAGLTGMGDLIVTCTSVHSRNWKAGNMLGKGMKLDEVLENMGMVVEGVRTTKAAYQLAQKYDVSMPITTALYQVLFENKDPKDAVDELMHRLKKREIDYLQ
- the der gene encoding ribosome biogenesis GTPase Der produces the protein MTKPVIAIVGRPNVGKSTIFNRIVGERISIVEDVPGVTRDRIYSSAEWLNHEFNIIDTGGIDLGDEPLLEHIRAQAQIAMEEADVIIFMTNGREGVTLQDEQVAKMLYKTNKPVVLAVNKIDNPDMRELIYDFYSLGFGDPIPISGSHGLGIGDLLDECAKHFPKEYEDDYADDVIKFSLIGRPNVGKSSLVNAILGEERVIVSDIAGTTRDAVDTPYTYDGQDYVIIDTAGMRKKGKVYESTEKYSVLRALRAIERSDVVLVVLNAEEGIQEQDKKIAGYAHEAGKGIIIVVNKWDAIEKNEKTMNEYTQTIRDQFLFLDYAPIVFVSAKTKQRLNQILPLVKRVSENHAMRIQSSILNDVIEDAIARNPAPTEKGKRLRIYYTTQVSVKPPTFVTFVNDPELMHFSYLRFLENRIRETFDFEGTPIRIIPRARE
- the rpsA gene encoding 30S ribosomal protein S1, with product MSEEMNLEVGREFHEGDIVKGVAAKVEDKAVTVTIEGAPFDGIVPISELSSLHVEKASDVVSVGDELELMITKIEDENFVLSKRKVDALKAWDKLEELYKKGEVFEAEVKDVVKGGLVVDLGVRGFVPASLVEDYFVEDFEGYKGKTLKFKITELDKEKGRLILSHRAVVEEEKANKKKQLLESLKAGDILTGKVQRLAPFGAFVDIGGVDGLVHISQVAHEHVEDISTVLQEGQEVKVKVLSVDPANERISLSIKDTLPGPWENISGRVSKGQVLTGTVKRLVSFGAFVEVFPGVEGLVHISQISQKHINTPHEVLKEGQEVQVKVLDVNEQEKRLSLSIKALEETPKEQEEFDYQLPEEATGFSISDVIGDQLKKLKEQ
- the ndk gene encoding nucleoside-diphosphate kinase; this encodes MAIEKTFLMVKPDGVKRQVIGDIIDRFERRGFVLRGAKLMNVPRELAEKHYEEHKEKPFFNELVDFITSGPVFAMVWEGENIIKLARVMMGATKPEEAQPGTIRGDYAVTISENVIHGSDSPSSAEREIKLWFNDELV
- the mtrB gene encoding trp RNA-binding attenuation protein MtrB, which encodes MNQSDYVVIEAEEDGVHVIGLTRGEDTKFHHSEKLDAGEVMIAQFTEHTSAMKIRGKAKIYTAHGIIESQSKK
- the hepT gene encoding heptaprenyl diphosphate synthase component II produces the protein MEKMKLKMLYSDFKPDIDIIEAELEKALNSTSHVLNDASLHLLRAGGKRIRPLFVLMSAKFGQYNIERMKYAAVPLELIHMGSLVHDDVIDHSDMRRGRPTVRSQWNNRVAMLTGNFIFGRAIQYVSHIEDPKAHQILARTMVEICNGEIIQIEDKYRTNQNLKDYFRRIKRKTAILIESSCEVGAVVANVDPLNTQRLKRFGYYVGMSYQIVDDVLDFISTDKQLGKPAGSDLLQGNITLPILLMKDHPKITRFIERASKGEVTEAERLEMLQIVRKSDSIKKALEISDRYLKKAMKEVENLPDNPAKKKLKEIALFIGKRKF
- a CDS encoding demethylmenaquinone methyltransferase, with the translated sequence MAKSKEQRVHEVFEKIYQNYDKMNSVISFNLHVRWRKDIMKRMKVKPGSKCLDVCCGTADWTIALAKATGESGVVIGLDFSKNMLKIGEEKVKPYPQVELIHGNAMELPFEDNTFDYVTIGFGLRNVPDYMQVLREMHRVLKPGGMVVCLDTSQPEIPVYKQLFRFYFRYIMPLFGKIFAKSYEEYSWLQESASAFPGMKKLAQMFKEAGFVNVTYKSYSGGAAAMHMGYKKGI
- a CDS encoding HU family DNA-binding protein is translated as MNKTELVNSVAEAAGLSKKDASKAVDAVFDIIQDTLAKGDKVQLIGFGNFEVRERAARKGRNPQTGEEIEIAASKVPAFKPGKALKEAVK
- a CDS encoding heptaprenyl diphosphate synthase component 1 — encoded protein: MDISYIEKHIEQLKNDIYRNVEHKTLVKYTGNPLVDENQLFYLLLPFFDGEAWDDDIYQGVITVGIVQASLAKHNLVDEYDATTKQQQLTVLSGDYYSGRYYEILAKSGNISLIRQLSESVIIRSEHEVRVYEPTNYAIDDWFDSLSVIESECINRFYQIYNFNQYSKIMQNNLLILRLQNELLNYRKGNSSRFLQKMKESVGPDDSLNFEKYLQHRIEVLVDQLRELLRTSSMKAELKQYIAERLIRES
- the folE gene encoding GTP cyclohydrolase I FolE; amino-acid sequence: MSNVDLKKIEEAVKMILEAVGEDVNREGLIDTPKRVSKMYEEMFKGLNEDPRSLFETVFHENHDELVLVKDIPFYSMCEHHLVPFYGKAHVAYIPQQGRVAGLSKIGRLVESVSHRPQLQERITTTIADILMEKLEPLGVFVMIEAEHMCMTMRGLKKPGTKTVTSCARGIYEEDAVKRQEVISFIQMS
- the spoIVA gene encoding stage IV sporulation protein A, which produces MGEQIFQQIAERTNGDVYIGVVGPVRVGKSTFVKRMMESIVLPNIVDEEERKRALDELPQSSPGPVIMTAEPKFVPAHGTEICIGENDIPFRIRFADCVGYVIDGVKGYEDENGPKYVHTPWNTEAIPFQEAARIGTDKVIRDHANIGVVVTTDGTVNGIAREAAQVAEEQIVEQLQEIGKPFVIILNSQYPNNQNTQRLRNELIAKYNVPVIATSIDQMSINDMEYILEEALYEFPVEDIEVEKPDWLDVLEPSHHVNATLSDAVGNVLNSVTKIRDVHKAVEELRDIDFIESCDIEKVDAGIGVATVRITLKPEIYKAVCNEFLDAPIDTKKDWLLFIKEAQEAKKAQKRFREAIEEATVNGYGVTLPTMEEFEPSEPEIIKQNNFYGVRMKAKAPSYHIIRVDMESEFSPLIGSEFHSQQLLKDLQYAYKHDREALWQTPLFGTPLHEVLTESIRYKMNAVPPSAKKRMRQTIERMVNEGEKGLITFII